The following coding sequences are from one Pseudomonadales bacterium window:
- the rpsN gene encoding 30S ribosomal protein S14, whose translation MAKKSMIARDVKRAKTVKKFAAKRAELKAIIVSTTASEEEKWEAQQALQKLPRDASPVRQQRRCQITGRPHAVYRKFGLCRNQIREAAMRGDIPGLVKASW comes from the coding sequence ATGGCTAAGAAATCTATGATCGCGCGTGATGTTAAGCGTGCTAAAACTGTTAAAAAATTCGCTGCTAAACGTGCTGAGCTTAAAGCAATTATCGTTAGCACTACTGCTTCAGAAGAAGAAAAGTGGGAAGCACAGCAAGCGTTACAAAAACTACCACGTGATGCTAGCCCGGTTCGCCAGCAGCGTCGTTGTCAAATCACAGGCCGCCCGCACGCGGTTTATCGTAAGTTCGGCTTATGCCGTAACCAGATTCGTGAAGCGGCAATGCGTGGCGATATTCCTGGTCTAGTGAAAGCTAGCTGGTAA
- the rpsH gene encoding 30S ribosomal protein S8: MSMQDPVADMLTRIRNSQARGKQTVSMPSSKLKANIAQVLVDEGYISSFNVEATDNKSVLTIELKYFNGKPVIEVLKRVSRPGLRIYKASDELPQVNGGLGVSIVSTNKGLMSDRAARAAGIGGEIVCSVF, from the coding sequence ATGAGTATGCAAGATCCAGTAGCAGATATGCTAACTCGCATCCGCAATAGCCAGGCGCGTGGTAAGCAAACTGTTTCAATGCCTTCATCTAAGTTGAAAGCCAATATTGCACAGGTTTTGGTTGATGAAGGTTATATATCAAGTTTTAACGTTGAGGCAACTGATAACAAATCAGTGCTTACCATTGAATTAAAATATTTCAATGGCAAGCCTGTTATCGAAGTGCTTAAGCGTGTGAGTCGTCCAGGCCTTAGAATCTATAAAGCCTCTGATGAATTGCCACAAGTTAATGGTGGCTTGGGTGTGTCAATTGTGTCTACCAATAAAGGTCTGATGTCAGATCGTGCAGCTCGCGCTGCAGGTATTGGTGGCGAAATTGTATGCAGTGTATTTTAA